A window of Micrococcales bacterium genomic DNA:
GGGTGAAATAACGCCGCTTCGAGCCTTGTCCACAGTCGCTAGGCCTTAGCAAAACGGGATTCGCCGCTTTAGTTCAGGCTTTGGTTAGTGCCTAGGAAAGGAGGGGCCATGAGGCCACTTAGGAATCTTGACGAAAGGGTCTGGATCGCCTGGAGGGATCAGGCTGGCGGAGTCACGGCTGAATACGCCATCGCCATTCTGGCAGCAGCCGGCTTTGCCGGGCTGCTGTTGGCGATATTGCAGTCCCAGGCGGTGCGGGGCTGGTTAACCTCGATTGTGGAAAGAGCCTTATCGCTGTGAGGTCTGAGCGCGGCGGGGTCACGGTCGAACTGGCCCTGGCCCTGCCGGCGGTGGTGGCGTTGGCCGCCATGATTCTGGTTTTGGGCACCGCCGCGATTAGCCAGATCAGCTGCGCCAATGCTGCCCGGGCTGGCGCCCGGGCGGCGGCCCTGGGCCTGGCCAACGACTCAATCAAAGCCACCGCCACCGAACTGGCTGGCAGTGACGTCACGGTCAGGATCGAGCGGAGGGACGGTCAGGTCAAAGTCCGGGTTGATAAGCCCGTAGGCACCCTGGCCTCGACCCTATTTGGTCTAAGACTGAAGGCCAGCGCTACGGCGGTGAGCTCATGTGAACCAGACCGGGGCTGTCGGTGAGGCTGAAGGAGGGCGGCGAGGCCGGTTCGGGCACCATCCTGGCGGCCGGGCTGGCCTGTGTCCTGCTATTCGCCATGACCGCCTTGAGCAGTCTTGTTGGCGCCAGTCAGAGCCGCTGGGCCGCCCAAACGGCGGCCGATTTGGCCGCCCTGGCCGCCGCCCAGGATCTGATCGATGGCGCCACCATCAGCCAAGCTTGCGGCCACGGCCAGGCCGTGGCCCGGGCCAACCAGACCGAGTTGACCAACTGCCGTGGGGCCGGGCAAGGTCGCGTCACAGTTGAGGCTGCTGTCACGGTCAGGTCCTGGCCTGGAGGCGTTGGCCGGGCCAAGGCCGTGGCCGGGCCACCACCAGGATTCGTCGGGTCAGGCGGAGCCGGAAATTCAAGCGACCTAGCCGCGCTGGCGGCCCTGGACTGGGCCCGCCAACAAATCGGCAAGCCCTACATTTGGGGTGGCACGGGTCCTAACGGCTTTGACTGTTCAGGTCTGGTCCAAATGGCCTATCTCAAAGCCGTGGGCAAGCAGATACCCCGCGTGGCCCAGGATCAGTACAACGCCGCCACCAAGGTGCCACCCGGGCAAATGCGGCCTGGTGACTTGATCTTCTGGATCGATTCGACCGGCGTTCACCACGTCGCGCTATACGCCGGCAACGGCATGATGGTCGAGGCCCCCAGCCGGGGCAAACTGGTCCGTGAGGTTCCGATCCGTTGGGCTGGCACCACCGAGTTGGCCGGCAGATACTAGAAGACTGTTTGGCTGGAGACCCAAGAGGGCTGGTGAAAAATTCCCGCCGGCTGCCGTTGCCTCAGGCGGCGCCTCGCTTCGACGCGCACTATTCACCAACCCCCTGGAGCATGGCCCTGACCAAGGCCAAAGCTCCGGGCTTTGACAGGATTTGGTTGGCGTTGCCGCATTTGGGTGACTGAACACAGCTGGGACAGCCTTCATCGCAGTCGCATTGGGCCAGCCTGGCCTCGGTGGCCTGGAGCAGTTCTCGCCGCCGGGAAAAAGCCCGCTCGGCTAACCCGGCCCCACCGGGCACACCGTCATAGATGAATATGGTGGCCCCGCCGGTTTGGGGGTGCGCCGGAATTGACAGCCCGCCCAGATCCCAGCGGTCACAGGCAGCCAGCAAGGGCATCAGCCCAATGGCTGCGTGTTCGGCCCCGTGGAGGGCGGCCGGCAGTAGCTCCGGGCCAAGCTGACTAATGGCCTCGGCCGTGGGCAGGCACCAAACTGCTGTGGTGTTGAGCGAATCGGCTGGTAGTTCCAGCGGAATGGTGGCGGAACGGCCTAGGCCATCATTGCTCAGACGCTGGTAGCCAACCACTTGGTCAACCACCTCGACCCGGCCAAAATGCCAAGAGGCGCCGGCCTCCTCAACGCAGCGGACGTCATCGGCCACACGCAGCGTCGACTGGCTGATCGGCATAGTGCGGTAGGGCGGACGGGCCGGCTTAAGCACGGCCACTAAGGCTTCCAAATCCAAGGTCTCAACCAGGAAACTGGCGCCTTGGTGCAGATAAACAGCGCCAGGGTGGACTGTGGCCGGGGCGCGACCGCGATCAACGCTGCCCAGGACTCGGCCAGTTTGGTCTTCGACTAGGTCGACGCTGTGGCCGCCAGCGCCGCGCAGGTCGGTCAGCAGAGTCGGGGAGTCTGGGGGTAGCCAATGCCAACCGGTGGGCCGGTGCCGCAGCACGCCCAAGGTGACCAGCTGGTCGACTACGCCTGCCATGGCCGGGCCAAAAAAGCGACCATCGGCCTTGGTTAGAGGTAGTTCGCCGGCGGCCGCAGACAAATGCGGCGCCAGCAAATACGGGTTGGCCGGGTCAAAGACGCTGGCCTCCAAGGGCGCGTCGTAGAGGGCCTCGGGGTGGTCAACTAGATAAGAGTCAAACGGATCGGTCCCGGCCACCCAGACGGCCAAACCATTGGCGCCGGCCCGCCCGGTCCGGCCTAGCTGCTGGGCCAGCGCCACCCGTGTGCCCGGCCAGCCGGCCGTAATGACCGCGTCCAGGCCGGCAATATCGATGCCCAGTTCCAGGGCCGAGGTGGCCACTACCGTCAGCAGGGAACCCTGGCGCAGGCCCTGTTCCAAGGCCCGGCGGTCTTCAGCCAAGTAGCCGCCCCGGTAGGTCGCCACCCGCGCCGCCTTGGCCTTGGGCAGTAGTTGGCGGATCGACTGAGCGACTGACTCTGCGGCGAACCGTGAGCGGACAAAAACCACACTGCGGGCGCCAAGGTCTGTCAGGCCGGCAGCCAACTCTGCCGCCGCCGCGCCGGCCGGTTGGCGCAAAACCTTGCCCTGCTGGTCCTTGGCCAACGGTTTCCACATGACCTCGGTGCGCTCGCCGGCATCGGCCGTGTCATCACTGACCACCGCCACTGTGGCTTCATCGAGACCGGCTAGCCGGGCTGCCCCAGCTGCCGGCTCGGCCAAGGAGGCACTGGCGAAAAGGAACTGCGGCTCGGTCCCCAGATTGGCCGCCAGGCGGCGCAGCCGGCGCAGAACCATCGAGACATGGCCGCCGCTGACCCCGCGGTAGGCGTGAGCCTCGTCCACCACGACGAAACGCAGCGAGCGTAAGAACCGAGCCCACTGGTGGTGGCGTGGAAGCATCGAAAAATGCAGGTAGTCCGGGTTCGACAGGACAATCGAAGCCTTGGCCTGAGCCCATTGACGCAGCTCGCGGCCCGAATCCCCATCACAGGTGGTGACGGCGGTTTGAAGATCGCCGGCTCGCAGAGTGGCGCCCAGGGCGGCCAGCTGATCAGCTGCTAGGGCTTTGGTTGGGGCAAGGTAAAGCACAGTTGGCTGCTTGGCCACCGCGCCGATGTCGCCCAGTGGGTCGGTGGGTAAACATGCGTCCAGCAGCGGGGCCCAAAAAGCCAGTGACTTGCCGCTGCCGGTGCCAGTGGCGATCACAGTATGGCGCCCGGCGTGAATCAACTCCATGGCCTCGACTTGGTGGCGCCAAGGCTGGTCTAGGCCGCGAGCCTGATAGGCCTGGGTCACCTCGTCCCCCAGCCAGTCAGGCCAGGGCGCCTGGGCCCCCTGCTTGGCTGGTGTCACCCGCAGATTGACCAGGCAGCGCTGGCGGTCCTCGGTCTGGCCGAGGGCCTGGACCAACCGGTTCATTGGCCCAAAGACTCAGCCCTTGGGCGGCAGCACCGCTCCAATCAGGCTGCCAACAATCGAGACGTGCCAGCCATCGGAAGCTTTCAGCGCTGTGGTTGAGGTCAGCGTCTGAGGCGTTGGCAGCGCCGGCAGCAGCGCCAAAGACGAAGACAGCCCAGGCACGGTCAGGCTGCCTTGCCTCGGCTCGCTGCGCGGGTCGTCTAAGTCGTAAGTGACTTCGTCATCCTTGATCGAAATTGATCCCGAAACCGTCTCTGGGTCTCCCCAGTAGGTGGTCATATTGGCTTCGAAACTGCCCTCGAACGATCCGTCACCGCCCAGCGACACCTCAGCTGTGAAGGAGATCTCATCCCCGTCGGCCTCGGCGTCTAGTTTCAGTTCGGCACTTTTGGCGTCCTTGGCGTCCCAGGTGATGGAGTAATGGCCGGTCCCTTCAGCCTCAATGTCCATGATCCACTTGGAGCCGTCCTGGTTGACCTTGGCCCAAATTCTGGAATTGCCTGTGGAAATGGCCAGTTTGAGGCTCTCAATCCCAACGCGGGCCACCTGGGAGGTCGAATCGAGTTGTTTGACCTCTAGCTCGTCGAGCATGATTGTGCCCGGTGGCATACCGTCGGCAGAGGTGGACAACAGCGGTTGGCCGTAAACCGCCAGCAGACGCGACTCAGCCGGGGCTAGGTGGCGGGCGAATTCGGTCGCATCAAGATCCTCGGCGAAGGTCAAAAGGGCCTCGTAGTAGCCCTTGACAGCGTCTTCGGGATTGGAGTATTTGACCATCTTGTCGGCTGGCACCACCTGGCCAAGGTCAGCATTGTCCATACCGGCCGCCTCCCAGACATATTGCGCCGCGGTCATTGACATGGAGGTGAACCACTGGCCGTCTTCTTCCACTGTCACCAGGAAGAACTCGTCGATTCCGGCCGCACTAAGGACCTGGGCAACTGGCCCTTGATAGGGCAGATTGTCGTTTATGGCAGCGACAATCTCATCTTTAGAAGGCACGTTGTCGCCAAGGGCGCCGCTAGGCGC
This region includes:
- a CDS encoding pilus assembly protein, whose amino-acid sequence is MRSERGGVTVELALALPAVVALAAMILVLGTAAISQISCANAARAGARAAALGLANDSIKATATELAGSDVTVRIERRDGQVKVRVDKPVGTLASTLFGLRLKASATAVSSCEPDRGCR
- a CDS encoding DUF4244 domain-containing protein, with product MRPLRNLDERVWIAWRDQAGGVTAEYAIAILAAAGFAGLLLAILQSQAVRGWLTSIVERALSL
- a CDS encoding NlpC/P60 family protein; this translates as MRLKEGGEAGSGTILAAGLACVLLFAMTALSSLVGASQSRWAAQTAADLAALAAAQDLIDGATISQACGHGQAVARANQTELTNCRGAGQGRVTVEAAVTVRSWPGGVGRAKAVAGPPPGFVGSGGAGNSSDLAALAALDWARQQIGKPYIWGGTGPNGFDCSGLVQMAYLKAVGKQIPRVAQDQYNAATKVPPGQMRPGDLIFWIDSTGVHHVALYAGNGMMVEAPSRGKLVREVPIRWAGTTELAGRY
- a CDS encoding DEAD/DEAH box helicase — translated: MNRLVQALGQTEDRQRCLVNLRVTPAKQGAQAPWPDWLGDEVTQAYQARGLDQPWRHQVEAMELIHAGRHTVIATGTGSGKSLAFWAPLLDACLPTDPLGDIGAVAKQPTVLYLAPTKALAADQLAALGATLRAGDLQTAVTTCDGDSGRELRQWAQAKASIVLSNPDYLHFSMLPRHHQWARFLRSLRFVVVDEAHAYRGVSGGHVSMVLRRLRRLAANLGTEPQFLFASASLAEPAAGAARLAGLDEATVAVVSDDTADAGERTEVMWKPLAKDQQGKVLRQPAGAAAAELAAGLTDLGARSVVFVRSRFAAESVAQSIRQLLPKAKAARVATYRGGYLAEDRRALEQGLRQGSLLTVVATSALELGIDIAGLDAVITAGWPGTRVALAQQLGRTGRAGANGLAVWVAGTDPFDSYLVDHPEALYDAPLEASVFDPANPYLLAPHLSAAAGELPLTKADGRFFGPAMAGVVDQLVTLGVLRHRPTGWHWLPPDSPTLLTDLRGAGGHSVDLVEDQTGRVLGSVDRGRAPATVHPGAVYLHQGASFLVETLDLEALVAVLKPARPPYRTMPISQSTLRVADDVRCVEEAGASWHFGRVEVVDQVVGYQRLSNDGLGRSATIPLELPADSLNTTAVWCLPTAEAISQLGPELLPAALHGAEHAAIGLMPLLAACDRWDLGGLSIPAHPQTGGATIFIYDGVPGGAGLAERAFSRRRELLQATEARLAQCDCDEGCPSCVQSPKCGNANQILSKPGALALVRAMLQGVGE